A section of the Cololabis saira isolate AMF1-May2022 chromosome 16, fColSai1.1, whole genome shotgun sequence genome encodes:
- the c16h14orf180 gene encoding nutritionally-regulated adipose and cardiac enriched protein homolog isoform X1 — protein MLNGGREGLFELGQQLQQQGEYQAALHCFLSCLLGLTHVQSFTSLPNCLHQIAELFISEKNYGKALQFIQAEKMFYEVALIELTALQGSTAGPPEEATLGSAGWTTPEELSEQASQAQHLERLAQLCIMSKQPHLALEYSGKATKIHQRAFGNDHPITARSLELMATVYAEIGKTEYSDSLDQCVSALSKRFAAAESLRDDVNCLPHSNREKHSEVRNRNNGHHHQEDTLKPTVTSIKVPTSILKRPSPSYGSDAEPNHRRKGERRVRFREPENTVHEIPYCNCLGAYETTASRPHLALFTCLFLLMSCLGVAMYCTDRRRPQRVCEELEAVLAVYLLHMKQLLWGCWIWLTMQ, from the exons ATGCTGaacggagggagggagggccTGTTTGAGCTGggacagcagctccagcagcaggggGAGTACCAGGCCGCCCTCCACTGCTTCCTCAGCTGCCTGTTGGGACTGACCCACGTGCAGAGCTTCACCTCTCTGCCCAACTGCTTGCACCAG ATTGCTGAACTCTTCATCAGTGAAAAGAATT ATGGGAAGGCCCTACAGTTCATTCAGGCTGAAAAGATGTTCTACGAAGTGGCACTGATTGAGCTCACCGCTCTCCAGGGGAGCACAG caggCCCTCCGGAGGAGGCCACGTTGGGGTCCGCAGGATGGACAACACCAGAGGAACTTTCAGAACAAGCCTCCCAGGCGCAGCACTTGGAACGGCTGGCTCAGCTGTGCATCATGAGCAAACA ACCTCATCTTGCTCTTGAATACAGTGGAAAG GCTACAAAGATTCACCAGAGGGCCTTCGGTAATGACCATCCAATTACAGCCAGAAGTCTGGAGCTCATGGCAACTGTCTATGCTGAGATCGGCAAGACTGAATATTCAG ACTCTTTGGACCAGTGTGTGTCTGCACTGTCCAAACGTTTCGCCGCCGCAGAGTCGCTCAGAGACGATGTCAACTGTCTTCCTCATTCCAACCGGGAAAAACACTCAGAGGTACGCAACAGGAATAATGGCCACCACCACCAGGAGGACACGCTTAAACCTACG GTGACTAGTATCAAGGTTCCCACATCCATTCTGAAGAGGCCGAGTCCCAGCTATGGATCAGACGCTGAGCCCAACCACAGACGGAAAGGCGAGCGGAGGGTTCGATTCAGGGAGCCAGAGAACACAGTACACG AAATTCCTTACTGCAACTGTTTAGGTG CGTATGAGACGACAGCATCACGCCCCCACCTTGCCCTGTTCACCTGCCTCTTCCTGCTGATGTCGTGCCTGGGTGTGGCCATGTACTGCACAGACCGTCGGCGCCCACAGCGAGTGTGCGAGGAGCTGGAAGCCGTTCTGGCTGTGTACTTGCTCCACATGAAGCAGCTTCTGTGGGGCTGCTGGATATGGCTGACCATGCAGTGA
- the c16h14orf180 gene encoding nutritionally-regulated adipose and cardiac enriched protein homolog isoform X2 has protein sequence MLNGGREGLFELGQQLQQQGEYQAALHCFLSCLLGLTHVQSFTSLPNCLHQIAELFISEKNYGKALQFIQAEKMFYEVALIELTALQGSTGPPEEATLGSAGWTTPEELSEQASQAQHLERLAQLCIMSKQPHLALEYSGKATKIHQRAFGNDHPITARSLELMATVYAEIGKTEYSDSLDQCVSALSKRFAAAESLRDDVNCLPHSNREKHSEVRNRNNGHHHQEDTLKPTVTSIKVPTSILKRPSPSYGSDAEPNHRRKGERRVRFREPENTVHEIPYCNCLGAYETTASRPHLALFTCLFLLMSCLGVAMYCTDRRRPQRVCEELEAVLAVYLLHMKQLLWGCWIWLTMQ, from the exons ATGCTGaacggagggagggagggccTGTTTGAGCTGggacagcagctccagcagcaggggGAGTACCAGGCCGCCCTCCACTGCTTCCTCAGCTGCCTGTTGGGACTGACCCACGTGCAGAGCTTCACCTCTCTGCCCAACTGCTTGCACCAG ATTGCTGAACTCTTCATCAGTGAAAAGAATT ATGGGAAGGCCCTACAGTTCATTCAGGCTGAAAAGATGTTCTACGAAGTGGCACTGATTGAGCTCACCGCTCTCCAGGGGAGCACAG gCCCTCCGGAGGAGGCCACGTTGGGGTCCGCAGGATGGACAACACCAGAGGAACTTTCAGAACAAGCCTCCCAGGCGCAGCACTTGGAACGGCTGGCTCAGCTGTGCATCATGAGCAAACA ACCTCATCTTGCTCTTGAATACAGTGGAAAG GCTACAAAGATTCACCAGAGGGCCTTCGGTAATGACCATCCAATTACAGCCAGAAGTCTGGAGCTCATGGCAACTGTCTATGCTGAGATCGGCAAGACTGAATATTCAG ACTCTTTGGACCAGTGTGTGTCTGCACTGTCCAAACGTTTCGCCGCCGCAGAGTCGCTCAGAGACGATGTCAACTGTCTTCCTCATTCCAACCGGGAAAAACACTCAGAGGTACGCAACAGGAATAATGGCCACCACCACCAGGAGGACACGCTTAAACCTACG GTGACTAGTATCAAGGTTCCCACATCCATTCTGAAGAGGCCGAGTCCCAGCTATGGATCAGACGCTGAGCCCAACCACAGACGGAAAGGCGAGCGGAGGGTTCGATTCAGGGAGCCAGAGAACACAGTACACG AAATTCCTTACTGCAACTGTTTAGGTG CGTATGAGACGACAGCATCACGCCCCCACCTTGCCCTGTTCACCTGCCTCTTCCTGCTGATGTCGTGCCTGGGTGTGGCCATGTACTGCACAGACCGTCGGCGCCCACAGCGAGTGTGCGAGGAGCTGGAAGCCGTTCTGGCTGTGTACTTGCTCCACATGAAGCAGCTTCTGTGGGGCTGCTGGATATGGCTGACCATGCAGTGA
- the c16h14orf180 gene encoding nutritionally-regulated adipose and cardiac enriched protein homolog isoform X3 produces the protein MLNGGREGLFELGQQLQQQGEYQAALHCFLSCLLGLTHVQSFTSLPNCLHQIAELFISEKNYGKALQFIQAEKMFYEVALIELTALQGSTAGPPEEATLGSAGWTTPEELSEQASQAQHLERLAQLCIMSKQPHLALEYSGKATKIHQRAFGNDHPITARSLELMATVYAEIGKTEYSDSLDQCVSALSKRFAAAESLRDDVNCLPHSNREKHSEVRNRNNGHHHQEDTLKPTVTSIKVPTSILKRPSPSYGSDAEPNHRRKGERRVRFREPENTVHAYETTASRPHLALFTCLFLLMSCLGVAMYCTDRRRPQRVCEELEAVLAVYLLHMKQLLWGCWIWLTMQ, from the exons ATGCTGaacggagggagggagggccTGTTTGAGCTGggacagcagctccagcagcaggggGAGTACCAGGCCGCCCTCCACTGCTTCCTCAGCTGCCTGTTGGGACTGACCCACGTGCAGAGCTTCACCTCTCTGCCCAACTGCTTGCACCAG ATTGCTGAACTCTTCATCAGTGAAAAGAATT ATGGGAAGGCCCTACAGTTCATTCAGGCTGAAAAGATGTTCTACGAAGTGGCACTGATTGAGCTCACCGCTCTCCAGGGGAGCACAG caggCCCTCCGGAGGAGGCCACGTTGGGGTCCGCAGGATGGACAACACCAGAGGAACTTTCAGAACAAGCCTCCCAGGCGCAGCACTTGGAACGGCTGGCTCAGCTGTGCATCATGAGCAAACA ACCTCATCTTGCTCTTGAATACAGTGGAAAG GCTACAAAGATTCACCAGAGGGCCTTCGGTAATGACCATCCAATTACAGCCAGAAGTCTGGAGCTCATGGCAACTGTCTATGCTGAGATCGGCAAGACTGAATATTCAG ACTCTTTGGACCAGTGTGTGTCTGCACTGTCCAAACGTTTCGCCGCCGCAGAGTCGCTCAGAGACGATGTCAACTGTCTTCCTCATTCCAACCGGGAAAAACACTCAGAGGTACGCAACAGGAATAATGGCCACCACCACCAGGAGGACACGCTTAAACCTACG GTGACTAGTATCAAGGTTCCCACATCCATTCTGAAGAGGCCGAGTCCCAGCTATGGATCAGACGCTGAGCCCAACCACAGACGGAAAGGCGAGCGGAGGGTTCGATTCAGGGAGCCAGAGAACACAGTACACG CGTATGAGACGACAGCATCACGCCCCCACCTTGCCCTGTTCACCTGCCTCTTCCTGCTGATGTCGTGCCTGGGTGTGGCCATGTACTGCACAGACCGTCGGCGCCCACAGCGAGTGTGCGAGGAGCTGGAAGCCGTTCTGGCTGTGTACTTGCTCCACATGAAGCAGCTTCTGTGGGGCTGCTGGATATGGCTGACCATGCAGTGA